In Luxibacter massiliensis, a single genomic region encodes these proteins:
- a CDS encoding ZIP family metal transporter: MDTIGELLLTAAVAGAGGMGLGGLFGALFKKESGRSVGMLLSFAAGVMTSIVCFDLILDAIETNINIFAVIFSIMAGAVIIYLLHNITEARSSGADHSLFMAGAVMACAIAVHNVPEGMTIGASYAGSHGNIKAILVLGLLIGIHNVPAGMAISVPLISGGMAKEKAILLTALSGTPTIIGAAIGYLIGDLGSLGLALSLSFAGGSMLYVIFGELLPESAWMCQSKRSVLMTILGILTGLLLIYH; this comes from the coding sequence GGAGCGCTGTTTAAAAAGGAATCAGGCAGAAGTGTAGGCATGCTTTTAAGTTTCGCTGCAGGTGTTATGACCAGCATAGTGTGTTTTGACCTTATCCTGGATGCCATAGAAACAAATATAAATATCTTCGCAGTTATATTTTCAATCATGGCAGGGGCAGTCATTATATACTTGCTTCACAATATAACAGAAGCCAGAAGCAGCGGGGCAGACCATTCTCTATTCATGGCAGGCGCTGTGATGGCCTGCGCGATTGCCGTCCATAATGTACCAGAGGGGATGACAATCGGCGCTTCCTATGCGGGCAGCCATGGAAATATAAAAGCTATATTAGTTCTGGGACTCCTCATTGGAATCCACAATGTTCCCGCCGGGATGGCAATCTCAGTCCCTCTCATCAGCGGAGGCATGGCAAAAGAGAAAGCCATATTATTGACAGCCCTAAGCGGCACGCCCACGATTATTGGAGCCGCTATTGGCTACCTGATCGGCGATCTGGGCTCCCTTGGCCTGGCCTTGAGCCTTAGCTTTGCGGGCGGTTCTATGCTGTATGTCATTTTTGGGGAACTTCTCCCCGAATCTGCCTGGATGTGCCAAAGTAAACGTTCCGTGCTGATGACAATTTTAGGAATATTAACAGGCCTGCTTCTCATTTATCACTAA
- a CDS encoding leucine-rich repeat domain-containing protein: protein MRFYYKVKDKEIEIFRCHGSGSRVEIPAYINGLPVTRAAGYAFSDRKAEKDADILVWESEGQFMSEDSGQPLWGPKIEEIIFPDTIREIGNYIFYGCKNLRHLEFSDSLMHIGSGAFTGCGNLSALTVYMKNGLRSCVKEILGELWQRIDVTFCFQNGGCAYLVFPEHYEEAVENTPARILFTQHHGSGNNYRQCFYNKELDYRKYDSLFSVAAAWDKPKVLADIAFSRLKYPYHLAGAHREAYISMIQKRYEEILEYVIEEDRLDYIKVISGQVFWTPGMIEYALEATAESGKTEILSYLMNEKQKFTPKKKKLFQL, encoded by the coding sequence ATGCGGTTTTATTATAAAGTAAAAGACAAGGAAATAGAAATTTTCAGATGCCACGGCAGTGGTTCCCGTGTGGAAATTCCTGCTTATATAAATGGCCTTCCAGTAACCCGGGCTGCAGGATATGCATTTTCTGACAGAAAAGCCGAAAAAGATGCAGATATTCTGGTGTGGGAGAGCGAGGGGCAATTTATGTCAGAAGATAGTGGACAACCGCTCTGGGGCCCCAAAATTGAAGAGATTATTTTCCCTGATACTATACGGGAAATCGGAAATTATATATTTTATGGCTGTAAAAATCTCAGGCACCTGGAATTTTCAGATTCCCTCATGCACATTGGCAGCGGGGCATTCACCGGATGCGGGAATCTTTCAGCTTTGACTGTGTACATGAAAAATGGACTGCGCTCCTGCGTCAAGGAGATTCTCGGCGAGCTGTGGCAGCGCATTGACGTAACATTCTGCTTTCAAAATGGCGGCTGCGCCTACCTGGTATTCCCAGAGCATTATGAGGAAGCTGTGGAAAATACCCCGGCACGGATTTTATTTACCCAACACCATGGTTCCGGCAATAACTACCGCCAATGCTTTTACAATAAAGAATTGGATTACCGCAAATATGATAGCCTATTCTCTGTGGCTGCTGCCTGGGACAAGCCGAAAGTCCTGGCGGATATTGCATTTTCACGGCTTAAATACCCTTATCATCTGGCCGGCGCGCACCGGGAAGCTTATATTTCCATGATTCAAAAAAGATATGAGGAGATCTTAGAATATGTCATTGAAGAGGACCGTCTGGATTATATAAAAGTAATCTCCGGGCAGGTATTCTGGACTCCCGGTATGATAGAGTATGCATTAGAAGCAACAGCCGAATCAGGAAAAACGGAAATTTTAAGTTATCTTATGAATGAGAAGCAGAAATTTACGCCGAAAAAGAAAAAACTTTTTCAGTTATAA
- a CDS encoding vWA domain-containing protein, with protein MTVQENNENREVAQRLESIGIQILCAARDELYLGMRFLDVALSSFVYQMDPGAAPFGTDGNIMYFHPQHLGGLYKENRILVNRGYLHMVFHCIFRHMVKRGMDGRCWNLSCDIAAEHIIDSSFHRSIRFSKSLLRRDTYQRLESLGHVLNAERIYKSLASWELSEKELAQLEKEFYADDHQYWENQKPGRKPDPILNQKWQDINERMETDLETFSKEASEKSGDLLGQLKIENREKHDYKDFLRKFAVMHEEVAVDPDSFDYTFYSYGLRMYGNMPLIEPQETKEVKKISEVAVVIDTSMSCSGELIQKFLEETYSVLSEKNSFFKKVNIHIIQCDEKVHCDQKITSTKDLKEYMGTMTLYGEGGTDYRPAFAYVDDLLEKGEFEELRGLIYFTDGYGIYPARMPAYKTAFVFMQQDYQDVDVPPWAIRLVLEEEDLIEK; from the coding sequence GTGACAGTACAAGAAAACAACGAAAACCGGGAGGTTGCCCAGAGGCTGGAAAGTATAGGAATACAAATACTCTGTGCAGCAAGGGATGAATTATATTTAGGGATGAGGTTTCTCGATGTGGCTCTGAGCAGTTTTGTATACCAGATGGATCCGGGAGCCGCTCCTTTTGGCACCGACGGGAATATTATGTATTTTCATCCCCAGCATTTAGGAGGCTTGTATAAGGAGAACCGTATTCTCGTAAACAGAGGATATCTTCATATGGTTTTCCACTGTATTTTCCGCCATATGGTAAAAAGGGGGATGGATGGGAGATGCTGGAATCTGAGCTGTGACATTGCAGCAGAACATATAATTGACAGCAGTTTCCACCGGTCCATCCGGTTTTCCAAAAGCCTCCTTAGAAGGGATACCTACCAAAGGCTGGAGTCCCTTGGACATGTCCTCAATGCTGAAAGAATTTATAAAAGCCTGGCATCCTGGGAACTTAGCGAAAAGGAGCTCGCTCAGCTTGAGAAGGAATTCTATGCTGATGACCATCAGTACTGGGAAAATCAGAAACCCGGCAGAAAGCCTGACCCCATCCTTAATCAGAAATGGCAGGATATCAATGAACGCATGGAGACAGACCTGGAAACCTTTTCTAAGGAAGCTTCTGAGAAGTCGGGAGATTTACTGGGACAGCTTAAAATAGAGAATAGAGAAAAACATGATTATAAAGACTTTTTGAGGAAGTTTGCAGTAATGCATGAGGAAGTTGCCGTGGACCCTGACTCCTTTGACTACACGTTCTACAGCTACGGACTTCGTATGTACGGAAATATGCCTCTCATAGAGCCTCAGGAGACTAAGGAGGTCAAAAAGATTTCAGAAGTTGCCGTGGTAATCGATACTTCTATGTCCTGTTCAGGCGAATTGATCCAAAAATTCCTTGAGGAAACCTACTCTGTGCTCAGTGAAAAAAATAGTTTTTTTAAAAAAGTAAATATCCATATAATCCAGTGTGATGAAAAGGTACACTGCGACCAGAAGATTACCAGCACAAAAGACCTTAAAGAATATATGGGCACAATGACTTTGTATGGGGAGGGCGGGACAGATTACAGGCCGGCTTTTGCTTATGTGGATGATCTTTTAGAAAAAGGAGAATTTGAGGAACTCCGCGGATTAATATATTTCACAGATGGCTATGGAATATATCCTGCCAGGATGCCCGCCTATAAAACTGCATTTGTATTTATGCAGCAGGATTACCAAGATGTAGATGTCCCCCCCTGGGCCATCAGGCTAGTTTTGGAAGAAGAAGATTTAATTGAAAAATGA
- a CDS encoding glycosyltransferase family 2 protein, with protein sequence MDEIAVLIPCYNESKTVTKVIHDWKEAIPEAVIYVYDNNSMDETAELAERAGAVVRHEYQQGKGNVIRRMFREIDAKAYIMVDGDDTYPAKFGREMVEKVLCRHADMVVGDRLSSTYFTENKRPFHNFGNTLVRKSINTLFKNDIKDIMTGYRAFSYNFVKTFPVLSKGFEIETEMSIHAVDKNMQVENVIIEYRDRPEGSESKLNTYRDGMKVLRTIWRLYRSYKPLGFFSFVSLMLGLISTVFLIPVLVTYAQTGMVPNFPTLIVCGFVYMAAIISFFAGLILSSIVQQDRQDFEIRLIASQNRFQQNIEKEAAGQKPGQ encoded by the coding sequence ATGGACGAAATCGCAGTACTGATTCCTTGCTACAATGAGAGCAAGACAGTCACAAAAGTAATTCATGACTGGAAGGAGGCAATTCCAGAAGCCGTTATTTACGTATATGATAATAATTCTATGGATGAAACTGCCGAACTGGCTGAGAGGGCAGGGGCAGTTGTACGCCATGAATACCAGCAGGGGAAGGGGAATGTCATTCGGAGGATGTTTCGCGAGATTGATGCCAAGGCATATATAATGGTAGACGGAGATGACACGTACCCTGCAAAGTTCGGACGGGAGATGGTGGAGAAGGTTCTCTGCCGTCATGCAGATATGGTCGTAGGAGACCGCCTGTCCTCCACTTACTTTACGGAGAATAAACGGCCTTTCCATAATTTTGGCAATACTTTGGTCCGCAAATCAATTAATACACTGTTTAAAAATGATATAAAAGATATCATGACAGGTTACCGGGCATTTAGTTATAATTTTGTTAAGACATTTCCGGTACTGTCAAAAGGATTTGAAATTGAAACTGAGATGAGCATTCACGCGGTGGACAAAAATATGCAGGTGGAGAATGTGATCATAGAATACCGCGACCGTCCCGAGGGAAGCGAATCGAAATTAAACACATACAGAGATGGGATGAAAGTGCTCCGCACAATTTGGCGTTTATACAGAAGCTATAAACCACTTGGATTTTTTTCATTTGTATCTCTTATGCTTGGACTGATCAGTACAGTCTTTTTAATTCCAGTGCTGGTCACTTATGCACAGACGGGGATGGTTCCCAATTTCCCCACGTTAATTGTGTGCGGATTTGTATATATGGCAGCTATTATCTCATTTTTTGCAGGGTTAATCTTATCGTCTATTGTCCAGCAGGACAGACAGGATTTTGAAATACGCCTGATTGCCAGCCAAAACCGTTTTCAACAGAATATTGAAAAAGAGGCCGCAGGACAGAAGCCTGGCCAGTAA